A genomic region of Prionailurus viverrinus isolate Anna chromosome D4, UM_Priviv_1.0, whole genome shotgun sequence contains the following coding sequences:
- the LOC125150861 gene encoding procathepsin L-like, with protein sequence MHPFAFLTALCLGIVSATIELDQSLDEQWIQWKETHGKQYGMVEECRRAVWEKNMKMIIQHNQEYYQGKHRFLMAMNGFGDMTNEEFRHMMIGLKMQKSENGEVFKVPFCADTSVPVERKQTSTVSPGRCASGWAFSAAGALEVQMFRKTGKRVSLSVQNLLDCSWPQGNEGCNGGLMSNAFQYVKNNGGLDTEESYPYVARDGPCKYRPEHSAANITAFHTIPQREKILMMVLRKVGPVSATIDASLDTFRFYKQGIYYDPKCSSEDLNHGVLVVGYGFQGKESDNQKYWFVKNSWGTDWGMDGYIKMAKDRDNHCGITTKASFPIV encoded by the exons ATGCATCCTTTTGCCTTCCTGACTGCTCTTTGCTTGGGAATAGTCTCAGCTACTATAGAGCTTGATCAAAGTTTAGATGAACAGTGGATCCAGTGGAAGGAGACACATGGGAAGCAATATGGCATG GTTGAAGAATGCAGAAGAGCAGTGTGGgagaagaatatgaaaatgaTTATACAGCACAATCAGGAATACTATCAAGGGAAACACCGCTTTTTGATGGCAATGAATGGCTTTGGTGACATG acCAATGAAGAATTCAGGCACATGATGATTGGTCTTAAAATGCAGAAGAGTGAGAATGGGGAAGTGTTTAAAGTCCccttctgtgctgacacctctgTACCTGTCGAGAGAAAACAGACGTCCACTGTAAGTCCT GGTCGGTGTGCTTCTGGCTGGGCTTTTAGTGCAGCTGGTGCCCTTGAAGTACAGATGTTCCGGAAAACTGGCAAACGTGTTTCCTTGAGTGTGCAGAACCTCCTGGACTGCTCTTGGCCTCAAGGCAATGAGGGCTGCAATGGTGGTCTAATGAGTAATGCCTTCCAGTATGTTAAGAACAACGGAGGCCTGGACACAGAGGAATCCTATCCATATGTTGCAAGA GATGGACCCTGCAAATACAGGCCTGAGCATTCTGCTGCCAATATCACTGCCTTTCACACAATCCCTCAGCGGGAGAAGATCCTTATGATGGTACTACGAAAGGTGGGGCCCGTCTCTGCGACTATTGATGCAAGCCTGGATACCTTCCGGTTCTATAAACAAG GCATTTATTATGATCCAAAGTGCAGCAGTGAAGACCTGAATCACGGTGTTCTGGTGGTTGGCTATGGCTTTCAAGGAAAAGAATCCGATAACCAAAAATATTGGTTTGTCAAGAACAG ctGGGGCACTGACTGGGGCATGGATGGCtacataaaaatggccaaagacCGGGACAACCACTGTGGAATCACCACCAAGGCCAGCTTTCCTATCGTGTGA